In Acidobacteriota bacterium, the genomic window GAGGGGCGGGCCACGGAGGGCCGCCCTTACAGGTAACCAACCATGAGTGTGCGGCCCGAGACGCCGCCTCGTGCCAGCCGCTTGCACGTTTGATAATCACGTTTTGCGTTACAGCGAGTGTACAGGTAAATTCTTTGTCGCCGGGTGAGCCGTATGCCGAAAGAACAAAAGAGCCGTCGCGAAGTCATTAATGCGATCAAGACCCTTCCAGCCATCTCTGCTCTTATGTCCGCGCACGACGGTCACTACGACTATGAGCTCGATCTCGAAGTCACGGTATACGGGCGCAACTACGGTGGCAAGAAGGTAGGTCCCTACTTCCGCCTGCTGAACTATGAGCCCGGAGAGGCGGTTATGGTTCAGGGGGAATGGGGCGGCAACACCTTGTTCTTCCTCGTCGCCGGCGCTCTGGAAGTCTACGTCCGGGCGCCCAACGAGCAAGACGTGAAAGTCGCGGAGTTGACGCCGGGCACTCAGTTCGGAGAGATGAGCGTGCTGGCGGGCGTTCCTCGCAACGCCACTATCAAAGCGCCGCCGGACAAGCCCGCCCAGGTCCTCGAGATTCACCGCCCGGCGTTGCGTCTGCTTCGCAAGCTCCCCAAGTTTGGCGAGAACCTCGACAACACATATCGAACTCACGGCAGAGATGCCGCGCTTGAAAGCCTCAGACTCACCGGCGGGCTGACCCCCGAAATGACGAGCGAGCTGCGGGGTTATTCCTTGTTCCGGGTGTTCGCGAAAAACCATGTCCTTTTCCGCGAGAATGAGCGAGTCAATCGAGTCTACATCATTAAGGAGGGATGGGCGCGCCGGACGCAATCAGTGTCAGGCAGAGAGGTCGAAGACTTCGTGGGTCACGGCTTCTGCTTTGGTCTCGAAGGCGCTGTGAAAGATTCAAGCTGGCCTTACACCGTGACGCTGATGGGCCGCACTGAAGTCGTTGAAATATACACCTCGAAACTGCGTGAGAGACATGCGCTCAGAGAAGCGCTGCTCAAAGTGCTCGGCACCAGTGTGCCACCCGCAATCGGCTCTTTTGTTAACTACAAGCCTGCTGTTCACGACGCGATGCTCGCCGCTCAGGAGAGGCTCATCGAGACGGGGCTCGTGGACGGAACCAATCTGCTGGTGATGGACATGGACCTGTGTGTTCGCTGCGGCAATTGCTCGCTCGCGTGCCACAAGATTCACGGCCAATCCAGACTCATGCGCAGAGGCGTTCACGTCACCCGCCTTGAAGCCCCTCGCGCGAGTGCCGTTCAAAGCGTGCTTTCGCCCGAGGTCTGCATGCATTGCGCGGATCCCGAATGCTTGACCGGCTGCCCGACCGGGGCGATCGGCCGATTCGATCTGGGTCAGGTCGATATCGATCCCAAGACGTGCATCGGATGCGGCGACTGCGCGACCCAGTGTCCTTACAACGCGATATCGCTGGTCCCGCGCAGACCGAAAGCCCCTGCTCCAGGCGCCGTCAGTTTCAAATCGAAGCTTCAGGAATTCCTGAGAATCAAACCCGATCCGATTCCGCCGCCGGTTGACACTACCGAAGACCTCGTTGCGATCAAATGCAACCTGTGCAGCGACCGCACGTCGATGAACCCTCCGGGCGCAAAGACCCGAGCGTACAGTTGTGAAGAGAACTGCCCCACGGGAGCGCTCGCGCGCGTCAGGCCGCGAGAATATTTCACCGAGATCGGCCAGATCGAAGGCTTGCTGCTGGTCGATAAGACTCATGCCTACGGGCGTAACATACACAAGTCCGATCCGCCGAAACGCTTGATTCATTTGGCAGGCATATTGTTCACCGTGCTGGCGACCGCCGCAACAATCTTCGGACTACAGCAATATGGACTGGGCGAGCGCATCTTCAGCTTCCTGAACATGCGCTGGATCACGGGCATAGCCGGCCTCGTTGGAATCGCGGCGGTGATGACTTATCCGGTGAGGCGGCAGATCTACACCAAGCGCGTAGGGCCGCTGCGCTATTGGATGCTGGCGCACGCTTATGTGGGAATAATCGCGGGGATGTTGATCCTGCTGCACGGCGGCACTCATTCCGGGGGCGCGCTCACCACTGCGCTAATGGTCTGCTACGATCTGGTCATCTTCACTGGCATACTGGGAATCTTTATCTACTTTTTCGCGCCTCGAAAGCTCACGAAGATTGAAGGCACGCCGCTCCTGATCGATGATCTAAAAGACCGGCGCGAGGAGTTGCGGAAGGAGATTGCGGAGATCGGCGGCCAGGCAGCCGGACCGCTTCAAAGCATCGTGAAGGACAAAGTGGTGCCGCGTTTTGTCTCGTTCGGTTTTCTGTTGCGGCAGTTTCTCGGCCGAAAAGATCTGGACGAGATGGTTGAATCAGCAAAG contains:
- a CDS encoding cyclic nucleotide-binding domain-containing protein; protein product: MPKEQKSRREVINAIKTLPAISALMSAHDGHYDYELDLEVTVYGRNYGGKKVGPYFRLLNYEPGEAVMVQGEWGGNTLFFLVAGALEVYVRAPNEQDVKVAELTPGTQFGEMSVLAGVPRNATIKAPPDKPAQVLEIHRPALRLLRKLPKFGENLDNTYRTHGRDAALESLRLTGGLTPEMTSELRGYSLFRVFAKNHVLFRENERVNRVYIIKEGWARRTQSVSGREVEDFVGHGFCFGLEGAVKDSSWPYTVTLMGRTEVVEIYTSKLRERHALREALLKVLGTSVPPAIGSFVNYKPAVHDAMLAAQERLIETGLVDGTNLLVMDMDLCVRCGNCSLACHKIHGQSRLMRRGVHVTRLEAPRASAVQSVLSPEVCMHCADPECLTGCPTGAIGRFDLGQVDIDPKTCIGCGDCATQCPYNAISLVPRRPKAPAPGAVSFKSKLQEFLRIKPDPIPPPVDTTEDLVAIKCNLCSDRTSMNPPGAKTRAYSCEENCPTGALARVRPREYFTEIGQIEGLLLVDKTHAYGRNIHKSDPPKRLIHLAGILFTVLATAATIFGLQQYGLGERIFSFLNMRWITGIAGLVGIAAVMTYPVRRQIYTKRVGPLRYWMLAHAYVGIIAGMLILLHGGTHSGGALTTALMVCYDLVIFTGILGIFIYFFAPRKLTKIEGTPLLIDDLKDRREELRKEIAEIGGQAAGPLQSIVKDKVVPRFVSFGFLLRQFLGRKDLDEMVESAKAGFNQERASLANEKDRHKLDRAIEAAATLRRIDALIYLHRSLKVWLPPHVATTALMLALMIVHIIQVVYYAAR